In Malus sylvestris chromosome 16, drMalSylv7.2, whole genome shotgun sequence, the following are encoded in one genomic region:
- the LOC126607428 gene encoding DNA replication licensing factor MCM2-like, which produces MAENHPSTPDSPTSVGFNTDQLPHTSRTSENFSSSSSDDEAAVDPEIVRDEPDDDPLLEEEEGEDLFHDNFLDDYRRMDGHDQYESVGLDDSVEDERDLDQIMADRRAAEVELDTRDGVHTSRKLPHLLHDQDTDDDSYRPSKRARADFRPPRSYDDTDGMQSSPGRSQSQPEHSRETDDDGDENDEEEEFEMYRVQGTLREWVTRDEVRRFIGKKFKEFLLTYVKKDHNDIECVRLINEMVLANKCSLEIDYKQFIHVHPNIAIWLADAPQSVLEVMEDVAKNVVFTLHPNYKRIHQKIYVRITNLPVYDQIRNIRQVHLNTMIRIGGVVTRRSGVFPQLQQVKYDCNKCGAILGPFFQNSYSEVKVGSCPECQSKGPFSVNIEQTIYRNYQKLTLQESPGIVPAGRLPRYKEVILLNDLIDCARPGEEIEVTGIYSNNFDLSLNTKNGFPVFATVVEANYITKKQDLFSAYKLTQEDKEEIEKLSKDPRIGERLIKSIAPSIYGHEDIKTAIALAMFGGQEKNVEGKHRLRGDINVLLLGDPGTAKSQFLKYVEKTGQRAVYTTGKGASAVGLTAAVHKDPVTREWTLEGGALVLADKGICLIDEFDKMNDQDRVSIHEAMEQQSISISKAGIVTSLQARCSVIAAANPVGGRYDSSKTFAQNVELTDPIISRFDILCVVKDVVDPVTDEMLAKFVVDSHFKSQAKGANMDDMPISESHEDSEASANPVDPEIIPQDMLKKYVTYAKLNVFPRLHDADLEKITRVYADMRRESSHGQGVPIAVRHIESMIRMSEAHARMHLRQHVIQEDVDMAIRVLLDSFISTQKFGVQKALQKKFREYMTYKKDYNSAVLHLLRQLVRDAIRFEEIVSGSASGLTHIDVKVADLQRMAQEYEILDLQPFFTSASFSGANFELDEERGLIRHHLAR; this is translated from the exons ATGGCAGAGAATCATCCGTCGACGCCGGATTCGCCGACGTCAGTCGGGTTCAACACGGATCAGCTGCCTCACACGAGCCGCACCTCCGAGAACTTCTCGTCGTCCTCTTCCGACGACGAGGCCGCCGTCGACCCCGAAATCGTCCGAGATGAACCCGACGACGATCCCCTCCTTgaagaggaggagggagagGATCTCTTCCACGACAATTTCTTGGA TGATTATCGGAGAATGGATGGGCACGACCAGTACGAGTCGGTGGGGCTGGATGACTCCGTTGAGGACGAAAGGGATTTGGATCAGATCATGGCTGACCGCCGTGCCGCGGAAGTCGAGCTCGATACCCGTGACGGCGTCCACACCTCACGCAAGCTCCCCCATCTTCTCCATGACCAAG ATACTGACGATGACAGCTACCGGCCTTCGAAGAGGGCAAGGGCGGATTTCAGGCCTCCGAGAAGCTACGATGATACAGATGGAATGCAGAGTTCACCCGGAAGATCACAGTCACAGCCCGAACACTCCAGAGAGACTGATGATGACGGCGATGAG aatgatgaagaagaagaatttgaaATGTATCGTGTTCAAGGAACACTCAGAGAGTGGGTTACTAGAGACGAAGTGCGAAGATTTATAGGCAAGAAATTCAAAGAGTTTTTACTCACCTATGTGAAAAAGGATCACAATGATATCGAATGTGTGCGCCTCATTAATGAGATGGTGTTAG CCAATAAGTGTAGTCTGGAGATTGATtacaagcaattcatccatgttcatCCCAATATTGCCATTTGGTTGGCTGATGCTCCCCAGTCTGTCCTGGAAGTTATGGAAGATGTTGCCAAGAATGTTGTGTTTACTTTGCACCCCAATTACAAACGTATCCATCAAAAAATCTATGTTCGGATAACTAACTTACCTGTTTATGATCAGATTCGCAACATTAG GCAGGTCCATTTGAATACCATGATTCGTATTGGAGGGGTTGTGACCCGACGCTCTGGGGTCTTTCCCCAATTGCAGCAAGTAAAGTATGATTGCAATAAATGTGGGGCAATCTTGGGGCCATTCTTTCAGAATTCTTATTCAGAAGTGAAAGTTGGTTCTTGCCCTGAATGCCAATCAAAAGGACCATTCAGTGTCAATATTGAGCAG ACAATATACAGGAATTATCAAAAGCTTACACTCCAAGAGAGCCCTGGAATTGTCCCCGCAGGTCGGCTTCCAAGATACAAGGAAGTGATACTATTGAATGATCTAATTGATTGTGCTCGTCCAGGGGAAGAGATT GAGGTCACTGgcatttattcaaataattttgaCTTGTCTTTGAATACAAAGAACGGGTTTCCTGTATTTGCCACTGTGGTTGAAGCAAATTATATCACTAAGAAGCAAGACCTCTTTTCTGCTTACAAGCTTACTCAGGAAGACAAAGAAGAGATAGAAAAGTTGTCTAAGGACCCAAGAATAGGAGAAAGG CTTATCAAGTCTATTGCGCCATCAATCTATGGCCATGAGGACATAAAGACTGCAATAGCTCTTGCCATGTTTGGAGGCCAAGAGAAAAATGTTGAGGGAAAGCACAGACTAAGAGGGGATATAAATGTTCTTCTCTTAGGTGATCCTGGCACGGCAAAATCACAGTTTCTTAA GTATGTTGAAAAGACTGGGCAGAGGGCGGTGTATACTACTGGAAAAGGAGCATCTGCTGTGGGGCTCACAGCAGCTGTCCACAAGGATCCTGTTACAAGGGAGTGGACTCTTGAAGGAGGAGCGCTTGTTCTAGCTGACAAAGGAATATGTCTTATTGATGAATTTGACAAAATGAACGATCAGGATAG GGTGAGTATTCATGAAGCAATGGAGCAGCAAAGTATTAGCATATCAAAAGCTGGGATTGTCACTTCTCTACAAGCACGCTGCTCTGTCATTGCAGCTGCAAACCCTGTTGGAGGAAG ATATGATTCCTCTAAAACATTTGCACAAAATGTTGAGTTAACAGATCCAATCATCTCTCGTTTTGACATACTCTGTGTTGTTAAG GATGTGGTTGACCCAGTCACTGATGAAATGCTTGCAAAGTTTGTCGTTGATAGTCACTTCAAGTCACAAGCCAAGGGAGCTAACATGGATGATATGCCTATAAGCGAATCCCACGAAGACAGTGAAGCCTCTGCCAACCCAGTAGATCCAGAG ATAATTCCTCAAGATATGCTGAAGAAATACGTAACATATGCCAAGTTAAATGTATTCCCAAGGTTGCACGATGCTGATTTGGAAAAGATCACACGTGTTTATGCTGATATGCGGAGAGAATCTTCA CATGGACAAGGCGTACCCATAGCTGTAAGGCACATTGAATCGATGATACGAATGTCTGAAGCACATGCAAGAATGCACCTTAGACAGCATGTTATACAAGAAGACGTGGACATGGCAATTCGTGTATTACTCGATTCATTCATCTCAACCCAAAAATTTGGGGTGCAGAAAGCTCTGCAAAAG AAATTCAGAGAATACATGACTTATAAGAAGGATTACAATAGTGCGGTCCTTCATTTACTCCGTCAGCTCGTGAGGGATGCAATCCGCTTTGAAGAAATTGTTTCTGGCTCTGCCTCAGGGCTCACCCACATTGATGTAAAAGTGGCAGATTTGCAGAGGATG GCGCAGGAGTATGAGATCCTTGATCTGCAACCCTTCTTCACAAGCGCTAGTTTCTCAGGAGCCAACTTTGAGTTGGATGAAGAGCGTGGATTGATACGGCATCACCTTGCAAGATGA
- the LOC126607429 gene encoding calnexin homolog, which translates to MAGTRWRNFTGLLLLLLVLLIGCSASQIRASSEHEVDSIFYEPFSESFEGRWIVSSKDEYQGVWKLSKSEGHDDYGLLVSEKARKYAVVKELDKAVSLKDGTVVLQFEVRLQNGLECGGAYLKYLRPQDAGWKAEEFDNESPYSIMFGPDKCGSTNKVHFIFKHKNPRSGEFVEHHLKDPPSVPSDKLSHVYTAILKPDNQVRILIDGEEKKNANLLSAKDFEPALIPAKTIPDPEDKKPEDWDERAKIPDPNAIKPDDWDEDAPMEIEDEDAVKPEGWLDDEPDEIDDPEATRPEDWDDEEDGVWEPPKADNPKCSLAPGCGEWKKPMKHNPAYKGKWSPPMIDNPSYKGIWKPREIPNPDYFETEKPDFEPIAAIGIEIWTMEDGILFDNILIADDEKVAESVRLITWKPKFETEKEKQKAEEEAAGLSDGLSSYQKKVFDLLYKIADVSFLDAYKPKIIDLIEKGEKQPNITIGVIVSVVVVLLSMFFKLFFGGKKPVVTVPEPNRATAAETPRDEGSSGEKEDENEKEEEEAAPPPRRRPTTRRET; encoded by the exons ATGGCAGGAACACGGTGGCGTAATTTCACTggcctccttcttcttctgctggTACTGCTGATTGGCTGCTCCGCTTCTCAGATCCGCGCTTCTTCCGAACATGAAGTCGATTCG ATCTTTTACGAGCCGTTTTCTGAGTCGTTTGAAGGCCGATGGATTGTTTCTTCCAAGGACGAGTACCAAG GGGTATGGAAACTGTCCAAAAGTGAGGGACATGATGATTACGGGCTGTTGGTAAGTGAGAAGGCAAGGAAGTATGCAGTGGTGAAAGAGCTCGACAAGGCTGTGAGCCTCAAGGATGGAACCGTTGTCCTGCAGTTTGAGGTCCGGCTCCAGAATGGGCTCGAATGTGGCGGTGCTTACTTGAAATACCTCCGCCCCCAGGATGCGGGTTGGAAAGCAGAGGAATTTGACAATGAGTCGCCTTATTCCATTATGTTTGGACCGGACAAATGTGGTTCCACAAACAAGGTTCATTTCATCTTCAAGCACAAGAACCCCAGGAGTGGAGAGTTTGTTGAGCACCATCTCAAGGACCCTCCATCCGTGCCCTCCGACAAGCTGTCTCATGTTTATACTGCGATACTGAAACCTGATAACCAAGTGAGGATTTTAATTGAtggggaggagaagaagaatgcGAATCTTCTTTCGGCTAAAGATTTTGAGCCTGCGTTGATTCCAGCCAAGACAATTCCTGACCCTGAGGATAAGAAGCCAGAGGATTGGGATGAGCGGGCGAAGATTCCAGACCCCAATGCCATTAAGCCTGATGATTGGGATGAGGATGCACCAATGGAAATTGAAGACGAGGATGCTGTGAAACCTGAAGGGTGGTTGGATGATGAACCTGATGAGATTGATGACCCTGAGGCGACAAGACCAGAAGATTGGGACGACGAAGAGGATGGTGTATGGGAACCGCCGAAGGCTGATAACCCCAAGTGTTCATTGGCACCAGGTTGTGGAGAATGGAAGAAGCCAATGAAACATAATCCTGCTTATAAAGGAAAATGGAGCCCTCCTATGATTGACAACCCCAGTTACAAGGGCATATGGAAGCCTCGAGAAATTCCAAATCCTGATTACTTTGAGACCGAGAAACCCGACTTTGAGCCCATTGCTGCTATTGGCATTGAGATCTGGACAATGGAGGATGGAATATTGTTTGACAATATTCTCATAGCTGATGATGAGAAGGTTGCTGAATCTGTTAGGCTAATAACATGGAAGCCGAAGTTTGAGACTGAAAAAGAGAAACAGAAGGCTGAGGAAGAAGCTGCAGGTCTTTCGGATGGACTCTCAAGCTACCag AAGAAAGTATTCGACCTTCTCTACAAAATAGCAGATGTTTCTTTTTTGGATGCATACAAACCCAAGATCATT GATCTGATTGAGAAGGGAGAAAAACAGCCCAATATTACAATTGGTGTTATTGTTTCCGTTGTGGTTGTTCTCTTGTCAATGTTCTTTAAACTCTTCTTTGGTGGCAAGAAACCAGTG GTAACTGTTCCTGAGCCAAACAGGGCTACGGCTGCAGAGACTCCGCGCGATGAAGGAAGCAGTGGCGAGAAGGAAGATGAGaatgagaaagaagaagaagaagctgctCCTCCTCCCCGCAGGCGGCCTACCACCAGAAGGGAAACATGA
- the LOC126607263 gene encoding uncharacterized protein LOC126607263, with translation MALRFFTLQMMPWCFQLMGSQRISRAQLRPNDQAGPICTIKLVKSDGLVLIYHRPIHVSEVMTEFPKHQVCRSDSLYIGQKIPALSEDDQLQLGHKYFLLPQQFFQSVLSFVTIASFSSKDSSRNAFVRKAASCKPFDIQKTPSGCLRIRVSDEFISQLLEEKKLEDDAAAVEAKSGVCTTAQLQKDYTQLVGARQWKPRLEPIRESREKSRKLSSFGLRRSSKKKSQPNSSKASQKQKSSSTNGSSKAKIKIKSSRK, from the coding sequence ATGGCGTTGCGATTCTTCACTCTCCAAATGATGCCATGGTGCTTCCAGTTGATGGGCAGCCAACGCATCTCTCGCGCGCAGCTCCGTCCCAACGACCAAGCCGGCCCGATCTGCACGATCAAGCTTGTCAAATCGGACGGGCTTGTTTTGATCTACCACCGGCCAATCCACGTTTCGGAAGTCATGACGGAGTTTCCGAAACACCAAGTGTGCCGGTCCGATTCGCTCTACATCGGGCAGAAGATCCCGGCACTGTCGGAGGACGACCAGCTCCAACTCGGTCACAAGTACTTTCTCCTTCCCCAGCAGTTTTTCCAATCCGTGCTTTCGTTCGTCACCATTGCTTCCTTCAGCAGCAAAGACTCGTCGAGAAACGCGTTTGTTAGAAAAGCGGCGAGCTGCAAGCCGTTCGATATACAGAAAACGCCGTCTGGGTGTTTGAGAATACGCGTTTCGGACGAGTTTATATCGCAATTGCTGGAGGAAAAGAAGCTCGAGGATGACGCGGCGGCGGTGGAGGCCAAGAGCGGGGTTTGTACGACGGCTCAGCTGCAGAAAGACTACACGCAGCTTGTTGGGGCACGGCAGTGGAAGCCAAGGCTCGAGCCCATCAGAGAGTCTCGGGAGAAGAGCAGAAAGCTTTCTTCTTTTGGGCTGAGGAGATCTTCCAAGAAgaaatctcaaccaaattcatcGAAGGCTTCCCAGAAGCAAAAGAGTAGTTCTACTAATGGTTCTTCCAAAGCCAAGATCAAGATCAAATCGTCAAGAAAATGA